From the genome of Rhizobium binae, one region includes:
- a CDS encoding HAD-IA family hydrolase — protein MSQTMPRGFDKPYAAFLFDMDGTILNSIRAAERVWSDWARRQGLDVADFLPKMHGSRGIDTIARLNLPGVDPEHEARLVTEAEIADVSDVVPIPGAAAFLSSLPPDRWAIVTSSPLRLAHRRLEAAGLPRPRFMVTAEDVTVGKPNPQCYILGAERLGVSSEDCLVFEDVAAGIAAGEAAGADVMVVTATHHQKMETRHPTLPSYDEISVRISDDRKMLVVPNAAL, from the coding sequence TTGTCCCAGACGATGCCCCGTGGCTTCGACAAGCCTTATGCCGCCTTCCTGTTCGATATGGACGGTACCATTCTCAATTCGATCCGTGCGGCCGAACGGGTATGGAGCGACTGGGCAAGGCGTCAAGGGCTCGATGTCGCCGACTTTCTGCCGAAGATGCATGGCTCGCGCGGCATCGACACGATCGCCCGGCTCAACCTGCCCGGTGTTGATCCCGAACATGAAGCCAGGTTGGTGACCGAGGCCGAGATCGCCGATGTCAGCGATGTCGTTCCCATTCCCGGTGCCGCGGCATTCCTGAGTTCGCTGCCGCCGGATCGCTGGGCGATCGTCACCTCTTCACCTTTGCGTCTGGCGCACCGGCGGCTGGAGGCGGCAGGTTTGCCGCGGCCGAGGTTCATGGTGACGGCCGAGGATGTGACGGTCGGAAAACCCAATCCGCAATGTTATATCCTCGGCGCCGAACGCCTTGGTGTCAGCTCAGAGGATTGCCTGGTGTTCGAGGATGTCGCTGCCGGCATCGCTGCTGGCGAGGCCGCGGGCGCCGATGTCATGGTCGTTACGGCTACCCATCACCAGAAGATGGAGACGCGTCACCCGACCCTCCCATCCTATGATGAGATCTCGGTCCGCATCTCGGACGACCGCAAAATGCTCGTCGTCCCGAACGCGGCCTTATAG
- a CDS encoding nitrate reductase, protein MAAEVKTTCPYCGVGCGVIATIDEAGAVSVKGDPEHPSNFGRLCSKGSALAETIDLDGRLLYPEIAGARSSWDEALDLVARRFSETIAEYGPDSVAFYVSGQLLTEDYYLANKLMKGFIGSANIDTNSRLCMSSSVAGHRRAFGADTVPGTYEDIELADLVVLTGSNLAWCHPVIYQRLAAAKAARPNMRIVVIDPRRTMTCDIADLHLAIRPDGDVALFMGLLAHLATSPAIDQNYIASHTEGFAGAFAAAAALDINDLLERTGLPAMQIREFFRLFETTLKVVTCYSQGVNQSSSGTDKVNAILNCHLATGRIGRPGMGPFSLTGQPNAMGGREVGGLANMLAAHMAIENPQDRDRVQRFWQSPVIAAKPGLKAVDMFRAVADGRIKALWIMATNPVVSMPDANSVESAIAACPFVVVSDILKETDTARHADVLLPSLGWGEKDGTVTNSERRISRQRPFLGIPGDAKPDWWQLAEVGRRMGFAAAFDFDAPPEIFAEHAALSAFENNGSRDFDIGAHAGISGAGYDELSPFQWPQAAGSAPGVTRFFADGGFYHTDGKARFVAVEPPATERTNADLPFTLNTGRIRDQWHTMTRTGKSARLSAHIAEPFAEIHPRDAIETGITSADLVEIDSPHGKAIVRALVTDRQARGGIFAPMHWNDQFAAKARIDAVVAPITDPVSGQPASKNVAVAVRPFPASHFGFAVSAVKPATPDAAYWALAKADGGWRLELAFGKPVEDWTAWCRAVFAIPDEIEPLGYADRQSGDLRLAFFDGETLLAALFLAREPVAVARNWAISQLSAAHADLRKRFALVAGRPGAGRLDPGATVCSCFSVGVNQIAAAVRGGCHSVEAVGKETSAGTNCGSCRSEIGRIIDRCLAAAAE, encoded by the coding sequence ATGGCGGCTGAGGTCAAGACCACCTGCCCCTATTGCGGCGTCGGCTGCGGCGTCATCGCCACGATCGACGAGGCCGGCGCCGTCAGCGTCAAGGGAGATCCCGAGCATCCGTCGAACTTCGGCCGGCTCTGCTCGAAGGGTTCGGCGCTTGCCGAAACCATCGATCTCGACGGCCGGCTGCTTTACCCCGAAATCGCAGGCGCACGCAGCAGCTGGGACGAGGCGCTCGATCTGGTCGCCCGGCGTTTTTCCGAAACGATCGCCGAATACGGGCCTGATTCCGTCGCCTTCTACGTCTCCGGCCAATTGCTGACCGAAGATTACTACCTCGCCAACAAGCTGATGAAGGGCTTCATCGGTTCGGCCAATATCGACACCAATTCCAGGCTCTGCATGTCCTCGTCCGTCGCGGGACATCGCCGCGCCTTTGGCGCCGATACGGTGCCCGGGACCTATGAGGATATCGAGCTTGCGGATCTGGTGGTCCTCACCGGTTCCAACCTCGCCTGGTGTCACCCCGTCATCTACCAGCGGCTGGCCGCCGCAAAGGCGGCGCGGCCGAACATGCGCATCGTCGTCATTGATCCGCGCCGGACGATGACGTGCGATATCGCCGATCTGCATCTGGCCATCCGCCCGGACGGCGATGTCGCGCTGTTCATGGGGCTGCTCGCCCATCTCGCGACAAGCCCTGCGATCGACCAGAATTATATCGCCTCCCATACGGAAGGCTTCGCAGGCGCCTTTGCGGCCGCCGCAGCACTTGATATCAACGATCTGCTGGAGCGGACCGGCCTGCCGGCCATGCAGATCCGCGAATTCTTCCGCCTGTTCGAGACGACGTTGAAGGTCGTCACCTGCTACAGCCAGGGCGTCAACCAATCCTCCTCCGGCACCGACAAGGTCAATGCCATCCTCAACTGCCATCTGGCGACCGGCCGCATCGGCCGCCCCGGCATGGGTCCCTTCTCGCTGACCGGCCAGCCGAACGCCATGGGCGGGCGCGAAGTCGGCGGTCTCGCCAACATGCTCGCTGCCCATATGGCGATCGAAAACCCTCAAGACCGCGACCGCGTCCAGCGCTTTTGGCAATCGCCGGTGATTGCCGCCAAGCCCGGGCTGAAGGCGGTCGACATGTTCCGCGCCGTCGCCGACGGGCGCATCAAGGCGCTCTGGATCATGGCCACCAATCCCGTCGTCTCGATGCCGGACGCGAACAGCGTCGAAAGCGCGATTGCCGCCTGTCCCTTCGTCGTCGTCTCCGACATTCTGAAGGAGACGGATACGGCTCGACATGCAGATGTGCTTCTGCCCTCGCTCGGTTGGGGCGAGAAGGACGGGACCGTCACCAATTCCGAGCGGCGCATTTCCAGACAGCGGCCATTTCTCGGCATACCAGGCGATGCGAAGCCGGACTGGTGGCAGCTTGCCGAGGTCGGACGCCGCATGGGATTTGCCGCCGCCTTCGATTTCGATGCGCCGCCCGAAATCTTCGCCGAACACGCCGCCCTTTCCGCCTTCGAAAACAACGGCAGCCGCGACTTCGACATCGGCGCCCACGCCGGTATCTCAGGCGCCGGCTATGACGAACTGTCGCCCTTCCAATGGCCGCAGGCGGCAGGGAGCGCGCCCGGCGTCACCCGCTTCTTCGCCGATGGCGGTTTCTACCATACCGACGGCAAGGCGCGCTTCGTCGCGGTGGAACCGCCGGCAACCGAGCGCACCAATGCCGACCTCCCCTTCACGCTGAATACCGGGCGCATCCGCGACCAGTGGCACACGATGACGCGGACCGGGAAGAGCGCGCGGCTGTCCGCCCATATCGCCGAACCGTTTGCCGAGATCCATCCGCGCGACGCGATCGAGACCGGTATAACAAGCGCCGACCTCGTCGAGATCGACAGCCCGCACGGCAAGGCGATCGTCCGGGCGCTGGTGACCGATCGCCAGGCGCGCGGCGGCATCTTTGCGCCGATGCACTGGAACGACCAGTTTGCGGCAAAGGCGCGGATAGACGCCGTGGTCGCGCCGATCACCGATCCCGTTTCCGGTCAGCCGGCGTCGAAAAACGTCGCCGTCGCCGTCCGGCCCTTCCCCGCCAGCCATTTCGGTTTCGCGGTCTCGGCCGTCAAACCAGCCACGCCTGATGCGGCTTATTGGGCGCTGGCGAAAGCGGACGGCGGCTGGCGGCTGGAGCTTGCCTTCGGCAAACCCGTCGAGGACTGGACGGCTTGGTGCCGGGCGGTTTTCGCTATTCCTGATGAGATCGAACCGCTGGGATATGCTGACCGGCAATCTGGCGACCTCCGGCTCGCCTTTTTCGATGGCGAGACGCTGCTCGCCGCGCTCTTCCTTGCTCGCGAGCCGGTCGCCGTGGCGCGCAACTGGGCGATCTCGCAGTTGTCCGCCGCGCATGCTGATTTGAGGAAACGGTTCGCGCTTGTCGCAGGCCGCCCCGGGGCCGGCAGACTGGATCCGGGCGCCACCGTCTGCTCCTGCTTCAGCGTCGGGGTCAATCAGATCGCCGCTGCCGTGCGCGGCGGCTGCCACAGCGTCGAGGCGGTCGGCAAGGAAACCAGCGCCGGAACCAATTGCGGCTCCTGCCGCAGCGAAATCGGCAGGATCATCGACCGCTGTCTTGCCGCCGCCGCGGAGTGA
- the nirD gene encoding nitrite reductase small subunit NirD: protein MDMNWPNENWHSIGDISDIPLRGARCVKTPQGKIAVFRTAENEVFAIEDHCPHKGGPLSQGIVHAKAVTCPLHNWVISLETGKALGADEGEVRTIPVRNEDGALFIALESLLMAAE, encoded by the coding sequence ATGGACATGAATTGGCCCAATGAAAACTGGCATTCAATCGGTGACATCTCCGATATTCCCCTGCGCGGCGCGCGCTGCGTGAAGACGCCGCAGGGCAAGATCGCCGTCTTCCGTACGGCCGAGAACGAGGTTTTTGCCATCGAGGATCACTGCCCGCACAAGGGCGGCCCGCTCTCCCAGGGCATCGTGCACGCCAAGGCCGTCACCTGCCCGCTGCACAATTGGGTGATCTCTCTGGAAACCGGCAAAGCGCTCGGCGCCGACGAGGGCGAGGTGCGGACCATACCGGTCCGCAACGAGGACGGCGCCCTCTTCATCGCGCTGGAAAGCCTGTTGATGGCGGCTGAATAA
- the nirB gene encoding nitrite reductase large subunit NirB: MTEKLVIIGNGMAPGRMLEHLFERAPGRYEVTIFNAEPRVNYDRIMLSPVLSGEKDYEQIIIHGDGWYIKHGITLYKGHKIVNIDRDAKTVTSDHGVTESYDKLVIATGSVPFIIPVPGKDLPGVITYRDLDDVQAMLLAAQSREKAVVIGGGLLGLEAAAGLAQRGMDVTVLHVMPTLMERQLDPAAGYLLQKAVEERGIKVICKANTKAIIGNGRVEGIELDDGRIIPATLVVMAVGIRPNVGLARDAGLAVNRGIVVDAGMQTSDGDIFALGECAEVGGMVYGLVAPLYEMARIAAAHLSDDRSPAFVHADTPTKLKVTGIELYSLGDFADGDDREEIVLRDASAGVYKRLVLKDNKIIGTVLYGETADGAWFNDLKKKATDISEMRETLIFGQAYQGGSPLDPMAAVAALPDDAEICGCNGVCKGKITSTITSKGLTSLDDVRAHTKASASCGSCTGLVEQLMALTLGDGYNPSAVQPMCTCTELGHDDVRRLIKAKGLKSIPAVMQELEWKTSCGCAKCRPALNYYLVCDWPDEYADDYQSRFINERVHANIQKDGTYSVVPRMWGGVTNSNELRAIADVVDKFEIPMVKVTGGQRIDLLGIEKEDLPAVWADLGKAGFVSGQAYAKGLRTVKTCVGSDWCRFGTQDSTGFGIRIEKFMWGSWTPAKLKMAVSGCPRNCAEATCKDIGVICVDSGFEIHFAGAAGLDIKGTEVLGLVKTEDEALEHIVALTQMYREQARYLERIYKWAKRVGLDEIRRQIMDDAEKRKAYYDRFVFSQKFAQVDPWSERVSGKDKHEFKPMATIGYPQAAE; encoded by the coding sequence ATGACCGAAAAACTCGTCATCATCGGCAATGGCATGGCCCCCGGGCGCATGCTGGAGCACCTCTTCGAACGGGCGCCCGGACGCTATGAAGTCACGATCTTCAATGCCGAGCCGCGCGTCAATTACGACCGCATCATGCTGTCGCCGGTTCTCTCGGGAGAAAAGGACTACGAGCAGATCATCATTCATGGTGACGGCTGGTACATCAAGCACGGCATCACGCTCTACAAGGGCCACAAGATCGTCAACATCGACCGTGACGCCAAGACCGTCACCTCCGACCATGGCGTCACCGAAAGCTACGACAAGCTGGTGATCGCCACCGGTTCCGTGCCCTTCATCATCCCGGTTCCCGGCAAGGATCTGCCCGGCGTCATCACCTATCGCGACCTCGACGACGTGCAGGCCATGCTGCTCGCCGCCCAGTCGCGCGAAAAGGCCGTCGTCATCGGCGGCGGTCTGCTCGGTCTGGAAGCGGCGGCCGGCCTTGCCCAGCGCGGCATGGACGTCACCGTGCTGCACGTCATGCCGACGCTGATGGAGCGCCAGCTCGATCCCGCCGCCGGTTATCTCCTGCAGAAGGCGGTCGAGGAACGCGGCATCAAGGTCATCTGCAAGGCAAATACCAAGGCGATTATCGGTAATGGCAGGGTCGAGGGCATCGAGCTCGATGACGGCCGCATCATTCCGGCGACCCTCGTGGTCATGGCGGTCGGCATCCGTCCGAATGTCGGGCTTGCCCGGGATGCCGGGCTTGCAGTCAATCGCGGCATTGTCGTCGATGCAGGCATGCAGACCTCCGACGGCGATATCTTTGCGCTCGGCGAATGCGCCGAGGTGGGCGGCATGGTCTACGGACTCGTCGCTCCGCTCTACGAAATGGCCCGCATTGCCGCAGCACATCTCTCCGACGACCGTTCGCCGGCTTTCGTGCATGCGGACACGCCGACCAAGCTGAAGGTCACCGGCATCGAACTCTATTCGCTCGGCGATTTCGCCGACGGTGATGACCGCGAGGAGATCGTGCTGCGCGATGCGAGCGCCGGCGTCTATAAGCGCCTGGTGCTGAAGGACAACAAGATCATCGGCACCGTGCTTTACGGCGAGACCGCCGACGGCGCCTGGTTCAATGATCTGAAGAAGAAAGCGACCGATATTTCGGAGATGCGCGAGACGCTGATCTTCGGCCAGGCCTACCAGGGAGGGTCGCCGCTGGACCCTATGGCGGCCGTTGCAGCCTTGCCGGATGACGCGGAAATCTGTGGCTGCAACGGCGTATGCAAGGGCAAGATCACCTCGACGATCACGAGCAAAGGACTGACCTCACTCGACGACGTGCGCGCCCACACCAAGGCATCCGCCTCGTGCGGCTCGTGCACCGGCCTCGTCGAACAGTTGATGGCGCTGACGCTCGGCGACGGCTACAATCCGTCCGCCGTGCAGCCGATGTGCACGTGCACCGAACTCGGCCATGACGATGTTCGCCGCCTGATCAAGGCGAAGGGTCTGAAGAGCATTCCCGCCGTCATGCAGGAACTGGAGTGGAAGACCTCCTGCGGCTGCGCCAAGTGTCGGCCGGCGCTCAACTATTACCTCGTCTGCGACTGGCCGGACGAATATGCCGACGACTACCAGTCGCGTTTCATCAATGAGCGCGTCCACGCCAACATCCAGAAGGACGGCACCTACTCCGTCGTGCCACGCATGTGGGGCGGCGTCACCAATTCGAACGAGCTGCGCGCCATCGCCGATGTCGTCGACAAATTCGAGATTCCGATGGTCAAGGTGACGGGCGGCCAGCGCATCGACCTGCTCGGCATCGAGAAGGAAGACCTGCCTGCCGTCTGGGCCGATCTCGGCAAGGCCGGCTTCGTCTCCGGCCAAGCCTATGCCAAGGGCCTGCGTACGGTCAAAACCTGCGTCGGCTCCGACTGGTGCCGTTTCGGAACCCAGGATTCCACCGGTTTCGGCATCCGCATCGAGAAATTCATGTGGGGCTCATGGACGCCAGCCAAGCTGAAAATGGCCGTTTCCGGCTGCCCGCGCAATTGCGCCGAAGCAACCTGCAAGGATATCGGGGTGATCTGCGTGGATTCCGGTTTCGAGATCCATTTCGCCGGGGCGGCCGGTCTCGACATCAAGGGCACCGAGGTGCTCGGCCTGGTGAAGACTGAGGACGAGGCGCTGGAGCATATCGTGGCGTTGACGCAGATGTACCGCGAGCAGGCCCGCTATCTCGAGCGCATCTACAAATGGGCCAAGCGGGTCGGTCTGGACGAAATCCGCCGCCAGATCATGGACGATGCCGAAAAGCGCAAGGCCTATTACGACCGCTTCGTGTTCTCCCAGAAATTTGCCCAGGTCGATCCCTGGTCGGAGCGTGTTTCCGGCAAGGACAAACACGAATTCAAGCCGATGGCGACGATCGGCTATCCGCAGGCAGCCGAGTAA
- a CDS encoding MFS transporter has translation MSVIEKVQPMSAGEPAKALWISTVAFTLCFAVWTIFAIIGVRIKQELNLNEAEFGLLVGTPVLTGSLVRIVLGVWTGRYGGRLVYTLTMLAAAVATFLLSYAHTYTQMLIAGLGVGLAGGSFAVGVAYVSPFFPAEKQGTALGIFGAGNVGAAVTKFAAPFVLLAWGWQAVAEIWAVCLALMAIVFWFTTSDDPAFRLRRGGGVASKSLAQEFAPLQNVQVWRFSLYYFFAFGGFVALSLWLPRYLVGVYGFNLETAGMIAAAYSIPGSIFRAFGGVLSDRKGARSVMYAMFAVSAVATLILSLPATAITPVIFIVVIFVLGFFMSLGKAAVYKHIPAYYPDSVGAVGGIVGMMGGLGGFILPIAFGLLKDMTGLWSSCFLLLFAIVAISLIWMHLSVKQLSRQGHSAPVAAT, from the coding sequence ATGTCTGTCATCGAGAAAGTGCAGCCCATGTCCGCCGGCGAACCAGCCAAAGCATTGTGGATCTCCACGGTTGCCTTCACCCTCTGTTTCGCCGTCTGGACGATCTTTGCGATCATCGGCGTCCGTATCAAGCAGGAGCTCAACCTGAACGAGGCCGAGTTCGGATTGCTGGTCGGCACCCCGGTTCTGACCGGTTCGCTCGTGCGCATCGTCCTCGGCGTCTGGACGGGGCGTTACGGCGGCCGTCTGGTGTACACGCTGACGATGCTTGCCGCCGCAGTGGCGACCTTCCTGCTTTCCTATGCACACACCTACACGCAGATGCTGATCGCCGGCCTCGGCGTCGGGCTCGCCGGCGGCTCCTTCGCCGTCGGTGTCGCCTACGTCTCGCCCTTCTTCCCAGCGGAAAAGCAGGGCACGGCGCTCGGCATCTTCGGCGCCGGCAATGTCGGCGCGGCCGTGACCAAATTCGCCGCTCCCTTCGTGCTGCTCGCCTGGGGCTGGCAGGCGGTTGCGGAAATCTGGGCCGTCTGCCTGGCGCTGATGGCAATCGTCTTCTGGTTCACGACGTCAGACGATCCGGCCTTCCGTCTTCGGCGCGGGGGCGGCGTCGCCTCCAAGAGCCTTGCCCAGGAATTCGCACCGCTGCAGAACGTCCAGGTCTGGCGCTTCTCGCTTTACTATTTCTTCGCCTTCGGCGGCTTCGTCGCCCTGTCGCTGTGGCTGCCGCGCTATCTGGTCGGCGTCTACGGCTTCAACCTGGAAACTGCCGGCATGATCGCCGCGGCCTATTCCATCCCGGGCAGCATCTTCCGCGCCTTCGGCGGCGTGCTGTCGGACAGGAAGGGCGCGCGTAGCGTCATGTACGCGATGTTTGCCGTGTCGGCCGTCGCCACCCTCATCCTTTCGCTGCCGGCCACGGCGATCACACCGGTCATCTTCATCGTCGTCATATTCGTGCTCGGCTTCTTCATGAGCCTCGGCAAAGCCGCCGTCTACAAGCACATTCCTGCCTACTACCCCGACAGCGTCGGCGCCGTCGGCGGGATCGTCGGCATGATGGGCGGTCTCGGCGGCTTCATCCTGCCGATCGCCTTCGGCCTCCTCAAGGACATGACTGGCCTCTGGTCCAGCTGCTTCCTGCTGCTCTTCGCGATCGTCGCGATCTCGCTGATCTGGATGCACCTGTCCGTCAAGCAACTGTCGCGCCAGGGCCACTCCGCGCCTGTGGCTGCAACCTAA
- a CDS encoding CmpA/NrtA family ABC transporter substrate-binding protein yields MDMMTKTASSGGGLPLPARANNEGPKVLRAGFIPLVDASVLIAAAEFGFAQKEGLTLDLVKDVSWANVRDRLAFRQFDIAHMLSPMPVASMLGLGSNPSPTITPFSLGRGGNAITLSTRLFDRMREGTGLPETASALDNAHALAKTIAAIKARGEPLPTFGVTYPFSSHNYEFRYWLAAGGIDPDRDVKLVVVPPPLTSDALAAGAIDGFCVGAPWNMVASERGLGRIVATKQDIWPSAPEKVIGMRPDWAESHPETVYRLIVALDAAARWCDLPDNHDALAAALADPRYIAAPVDIIRRVLAGEFSLDDRGNRRIIADYFQFHSGFANYPRPSHALWIYSQMIRWGQAEASLNKARAAASAYRPDLYRTALGDANAPDDADIRIEGNDERDRFMDGHVFDPTELPDYVASFAVKSAPPFAPHSDEA; encoded by the coding sequence GTGGATATGATGACGAAGACCGCCAGTTCCGGCGGCGGCCTGCCTTTGCCCGCCCGCGCCAACAATGAAGGCCCGAAAGTGCTGCGGGCCGGTTTCATTCCGCTCGTCGATGCATCGGTGCTCATCGCGGCAGCGGAATTCGGCTTCGCGCAGAAGGAAGGCCTGACGCTCGATCTCGTCAAGGACGTCTCCTGGGCGAATGTCCGTGACCGGCTGGCATTCCGCCAATTCGATATCGCCCATATGCTGTCGCCGATGCCGGTCGCCTCCATGCTCGGCCTCGGCTCCAATCCCTCGCCGACGATTACGCCGTTTTCCCTTGGGCGCGGCGGCAATGCGATCACCTTGTCGACGCGGCTCTTCGACAGGATGCGAGAGGGTACCGGATTGCCGGAAACGGCAAGCGCCCTAGATAACGCCCATGCTCTGGCAAAAACGATCGCGGCGATAAAGGCGCGCGGCGAGCCGCTGCCAACCTTCGGGGTCACCTACCCCTTCTCCTCGCACAATTACGAATTCCGCTACTGGCTAGCGGCCGGCGGCATCGATCCCGATAGGGACGTCAAGCTTGTCGTCGTGCCGCCGCCGCTGACATCGGACGCGCTGGCAGCCGGGGCGATCGACGGCTTCTGCGTCGGCGCCCCCTGGAACATGGTCGCCTCGGAGCGCGGTCTCGGCCGCATCGTCGCCACCAAACAGGATATCTGGCCGTCGGCCCCGGAAAAGGTGATCGGCATGCGGCCGGATTGGGCGGAAAGCCATCCGGAGACCGTTTATCGGCTGATCGTGGCGCTCGACGCCGCAGCCCGCTGGTGCGACCTGCCGGACAACCACGACGCGCTGGCCGCCGCCCTTGCCGATCCGCGCTATATTGCCGCCCCCGTCGATATCATTCGCCGCGTTCTCGCCGGCGAATTCAGCCTCGACGACAGGGGAAACCGGCGCATCATCGCCGATTATTTCCAGTTTCATTCCGGCTTCGCCAATTATCCCCGCCCGAGCCATGCGCTGTGGATCTACAGCCAGATGATCCGCTGGGGGCAAGCCGAGGCCAGCCTCAACAAGGCGCGGGCAGCCGCTTCCGCCTATCGTCCGGACCTCTATCGCACGGCTCTCGGCGACGCAAACGCACCTGACGACGCCGATATCCGCATCGAAGGCAATGACGAACGCGACCGCTTCATGGACGGCCATGTCTTCGACCCGACGGAACTGCCGGACTATGTGGCGAGCTTTGCCGTCAAAAGCGCCCCGCCCTTCGCTCCCCACAGCGATGAGGCGTGA
- a CDS encoding ANTAR domain-containing response regulator — protein sequence MTHRDLTILVIDENAIRASIIEEGLREAGHARVTVVLEVNGIARTIETLMPDVIIIDIENPNRDMMEHLFQLTRTVSRPIAMFVDRSDTASIEAAVEAGVSAYIVDGLKKERVKPILDMAVSRFNAFSRLRRELADARSALEERKLIERAKGILMRKRGLSEEEAFALLRQTAMNEKKKMSEIAQSVVTAAGLLM from the coding sequence ATGACGCATCGCGATCTGACAATTCTGGTGATCGACGAAAATGCCATTCGCGCCTCCATCATCGAGGAAGGGCTGCGAGAGGCAGGGCATGCGCGTGTCACCGTGGTCCTTGAGGTCAACGGCATCGCCCGAACCATCGAAACGCTGATGCCTGATGTGATCATCATCGATATCGAAAATCCGAACCGCGACATGATGGAGCATTTGTTCCAGCTGACGCGCACGGTCAGCCGCCCGATCGCCATGTTCGTCGATCGCTCCGACACGGCCTCGATCGAGGCTGCGGTCGAGGCCGGCGTCTCCGCCTATATCGTCGACGGATTGAAGAAGGAACGCGTCAAACCGATCCTCGACATGGCCGTCAGCCGCTTCAATGCCTTCAGCCGATTGCGGCGGGAACTTGCCGATGCCCGTTCGGCGCTGGAGGAACGCAAGCTCATCGAGCGCGCCAAGGGTATATTGATGAGGAAACGCGGCCTGAGCGAGGAAGAGGCTTTCGCCCTGCTGCGCCAGACGGCGATGAACGAAAAGAAGAAGATGTCTGAAATCGCCCAGAGCGTTGTCACCGCCGCGGGACTTTTGATGTGA
- a CDS encoding LacI family DNA-binding transcriptional regulator yields the protein MRRITLDDVANLAGVSPITVSRVLRKPHAVSPALRLRVDAAVKELGYVPNIAASRLASARTHAVGVIVPTLYNVIFAEYLFALHDVLVAAGFQVIVVNSRYSEVEEESAIKALLGQRVEAIIITGTHHTLLSRQLLTQARLPVVETFELSPDPIDLNIGMSQEQAGQTATRHLIEGGFRRIAFLTGNLDHRARSRFDGYRAAMEEAGLPDLQIIAEKPRHSSVALGSDLFALTCDRGKAPEAIFCTDDNLALGAMQECRKRGIRVPDDIAIMGFHDLEFAACAAPSLSSVITRRFETGKLAAEKVLAALTSSLRSKDQQIDLGFALIPRESTTV from the coding sequence ATGCGGCGGATAACCCTTGATGACGTTGCCAATCTCGCGGGTGTCAGCCCGATTACGGTTTCCAGGGTATTACGCAAACCTCATGCGGTCTCGCCAGCCCTGCGGCTGCGCGTCGACGCCGCCGTCAAGGAACTCGGCTATGTCCCCAATATAGCAGCAAGCCGCCTTGCCTCCGCGCGCACGCATGCGGTCGGCGTCATTGTTCCGACCCTCTACAACGTCATCTTCGCGGAATATCTGTTTGCGCTTCACGACGTCCTGGTCGCGGCAGGCTTCCAGGTAATCGTCGTCAATAGCCGCTATTCCGAGGTCGAGGAGGAAAGCGCCATCAAGGCGCTTCTCGGACAGAGGGTGGAGGCGATTATCATCACTGGAACGCACCACACACTGCTATCGCGGCAGCTTCTTACCCAAGCCCGTCTGCCCGTCGTCGAGACCTTCGAGCTTTCCCCGGATCCGATCGATCTCAACATCGGAATGTCGCAGGAACAAGCCGGTCAGACGGCGACGCGCCACCTGATCGAAGGCGGCTTCCGCCGCATCGCCTTTCTGACCGGCAACCTCGACCATCGAGCCCGGTCCCGTTTCGACGGTTACCGGGCGGCGATGGAAGAGGCTGGCTTGCCGGACCTCCAAATCATCGCCGAGAAGCCGCGCCACAGCTCCGTCGCGCTCGGCTCCGACCTCTTCGCCTTGACGTGCGACCGCGGTAAGGCTCCAGAGGCGATTTTCTGCACGGACGATAATTTGGCGCTCGGCGCCATGCAGGAGTGCCGCAAACGCGGCATACGCGTACCGGATGACATCGCGATCATGGGATTTCACGATCTGGAATTCGCCGCCTGCGCCGCGCCCTCGCTCTCCTCCGTAATAACTCGGCGTTTTGAAACCGGAAAGTTGGCCGCTGAAAAGGTACTCGCGGCGCTGACTTCTTCCTTGAGGTCAAAAGATCAGCAAATCGATCTTGGCTTTGCACTGATCCCGCGCGAAAGTACAACCGTTTGA